A window of Streptomyces armeniacus contains these coding sequences:
- a CDS encoding MOSC domain-containing protein, with product MKLLSVNLARPHTAEYTDSAGRVTGIDKRPAPHPVRVSAPGPKGSGGSGLAGDTIGDWRHHGGDDQAVYAFAREDLDGWAAELGRELPNGVFGENLTTTGGSVNDARVGERWRVGDPDRGPLLEVSCGRIPCRTFAGWLGERGWIKRFTQRAAPGAYLRVIEPGEVRAGDAVQVVHRPEHEVSVAFWFRALTTEPELLQRMLAAGDALPHESRERALRRGA from the coding sequence ATGAAGCTGCTGTCAGTGAATCTCGCCAGGCCGCACACCGCGGAGTACACCGACTCCGCCGGACGCGTCACCGGAATCGACAAACGGCCCGCACCGCACCCCGTCCGCGTCTCCGCGCCAGGCCCCAAGGGCTCCGGCGGCAGCGGCCTGGCCGGCGACACCATCGGCGACTGGCGGCACCACGGAGGCGACGACCAGGCGGTGTACGCGTTCGCGCGCGAGGACCTGGACGGCTGGGCCGCCGAGCTCGGCCGCGAGCTGCCGAACGGCGTCTTCGGCGAGAACCTCACCACCACCGGCGGCAGCGTGAACGACGCCCGCGTCGGCGAGCGCTGGCGCGTCGGCGACCCGGACCGCGGCCCCCTGCTGGAGGTCAGCTGCGGCCGCATACCGTGCCGTACGTTCGCGGGCTGGCTCGGCGAACGCGGCTGGATCAAGCGCTTCACGCAGCGGGCGGCGCCGGGCGCGTACCTGCGGGTGATCGAGCCCGGCGAGGTGCGGGCCGGCGACGCCGTCCAGGTGGTGCACAGGCCGGAGCACGAGGTGTCGGTCGCGTTCTGGTTCCGCGCCCTCACCACCGAACCGGAACTGCTGCAACGGATGCTCGCGGCCGGCGACGCCCTGCCCCACGAGTCGCGGGAACGGGCGCTGCGGCGCGGCGCGTGA
- a CDS encoding SDR family NAD(P)-dependent oxidoreductase: MTTALITGATSGIGAAFARRLARDGHDVVLAARKTERLRTQAAELHDQHGVEVSVLTADLATEDGISALEQRLGDRARPVDLLVNNAGFGTKGRFLEVPLADELTMLRVHCEAVLRSTTAAAEAMRERGRGGVVNVASVAAFVPNGTYSASKAWIVQFTQGAARNLAGTGVRLMALCPGFVRTEFHDRAGLDTGQVPGWMWLDASRVVDAALADLARGRELSVPDPRYKAMTGLAKLAPSRVLSRATSSTRRRYGPK; the protein is encoded by the coding sequence ATGACGACTGCATTGATCACGGGCGCGACGTCGGGGATCGGCGCCGCGTTCGCGCGGCGGCTGGCGCGGGACGGGCACGACGTGGTGCTGGCCGCGCGGAAAACCGAACGGCTGCGCACGCAGGCCGCCGAACTGCACGACCAGCACGGCGTCGAGGTGTCCGTGCTGACCGCCGACCTCGCGACCGAGGACGGCATCAGCGCCCTCGAACAGCGCCTCGGCGACCGCGCGCGCCCGGTGGACCTGCTCGTGAACAACGCGGGCTTCGGCACCAAGGGCCGCTTCCTGGAGGTGCCTCTCGCGGACGAGTTGACGATGCTCCGCGTGCACTGCGAGGCGGTGCTGCGCTCGACGACGGCGGCGGCCGAGGCGATGCGCGAACGGGGGCGGGGCGGCGTGGTCAACGTCGCCTCCGTGGCGGCGTTCGTGCCGAACGGCACGTACAGCGCGTCGAAGGCGTGGATCGTCCAGTTCACGCAGGGGGCGGCGCGGAACCTGGCGGGCACGGGCGTACGGCTGATGGCCCTGTGCCCCGGCTTCGTACGGACGGAGTTCCACGACCGGGCCGGCCTGGACACGGGGCAGGTGCCGGGCTGGATGTGGCTGGACGCGAGCCGCGTGGTGGACGCGGCGCTGGCGGACCTGGCCCGCGGGCGTGAACTGTCCGTGCCCGACCCGCGGTACAAGGCCATGACGGGCCTGGCGAAGCTGGCCCCGAGCCGCGTGCTCTCGCGCGCCACGTCCTCGACGCGCCGCCGCTACGGCCCGAAGTAG
- the groL gene encoding chaperonin GroEL (60 kDa chaperone family; promotes refolding of misfolded polypeptides especially under stressful conditions; forms two stacked rings of heptamers to form a barrel-shaped 14mer; ends can be capped by GroES; misfolded proteins enter the barrel where they are refolded when GroES binds), whose protein sequence is MAKILKFDEDARRALERGVNQLADTVKVTIGPKGRNVVIDKKFGAPTITNDGVTIAREVEAEDPYENLGAQLVKEVATKTNDIAGDGTTTATVLAQALVREGLRNVAAGASPAALKKGIDAAVKAVSDDLLKSARPIDSKEDIAAVAGLSAQDSQVGELIAEAMDKVGKDGVITVEESQTFGLELDFTEGMAFDKGYLSPYMVSDQERMEAVLDDPYILIHQGKISSIQDLLPLLEKIMQAGGSKPLLIIAEDVEGEALSTLVVNKIRGTFNAVAVKAPGFGDRRKAMLGDMATLTGATVIAEEVGLKLDQAGLDVLGTARRVTVTKDDTTIVDGAGNKADVEGRVAQIKAEIEATDSDWDREKLQERLAKLAGGVCVIRVGAATEVELKEKKHRLEDAISATRAAVEEGIVAGGGSSLVHAAKVLEGSLDKQDDEATGVAVVRRAVVEPLRWIAENAGLEGYVITSKVAELENGHGFNAATGEYGDMVKAGVIDPVKVTRSALENAASIASLLLTTETLVVEKPAEEEDAPAGGGHGHSH, encoded by the coding sequence ATGGCCAAGATTCTTAAGTTCGACGAGGACGCCCGCCGCGCCCTCGAGCGCGGTGTGAACCAGCTTGCGGACACCGTCAAGGTGACCATCGGCCCCAAGGGCCGCAACGTCGTCATCGACAAGAAGTTCGGCGCCCCGACCATCACCAACGACGGCGTCACCATCGCCAGGGAGGTCGAGGCCGAGGACCCGTACGAGAACCTCGGCGCCCAGCTGGTGAAGGAGGTGGCGACCAAGACCAACGACATCGCGGGTGACGGCACCACCACCGCCACCGTGCTGGCCCAGGCGCTCGTACGCGAGGGCCTGCGCAACGTCGCGGCCGGCGCCTCCCCGGCTGCCCTGAAGAAGGGCATCGACGCCGCGGTCAAGGCCGTCTCCGACGACCTGCTCAAGTCCGCCCGCCCGATCGACTCCAAGGAGGACATCGCCGCGGTCGCCGGGCTGTCCGCCCAGGACAGCCAGGTCGGCGAGCTGATCGCCGAGGCGATGGACAAGGTCGGCAAGGACGGTGTCATCACCGTCGAGGAGTCCCAGACCTTCGGCCTGGAGCTCGACTTCACCGAGGGCATGGCCTTCGACAAGGGCTACCTGTCGCCGTACATGGTCTCCGACCAGGAGCGTATGGAGGCCGTCCTGGACGACCCGTACATCCTGATCCACCAGGGCAAGATCAGCTCCATCCAGGACCTGCTGCCGCTGCTCGAGAAGATCATGCAGGCCGGTGGCTCCAAGCCGCTGCTGATCATCGCCGAGGACGTCGAGGGCGAGGCGCTGTCCACGCTCGTCGTCAACAAGATCCGCGGCACGTTCAACGCCGTCGCTGTCAAGGCGCCCGGCTTCGGCGACCGCCGCAAGGCGATGCTCGGCGACATGGCCACCCTCACGGGTGCGACCGTCATCGCCGAGGAGGTCGGCCTCAAGCTCGACCAGGCCGGTCTGGACGTGCTGGGCACCGCCCGCCGCGTCACCGTCACCAAGGACGACACGACGATCGTCGACGGCGCCGGGAACAAGGCCGACGTCGAGGGCCGCGTCGCCCAGATCAAGGCCGAGATCGAGGCCACGGACTCCGACTGGGACCGCGAGAAGCTGCAGGAGCGGCTGGCCAAGCTGGCCGGCGGCGTCTGCGTGATCCGTGTCGGTGCCGCGACCGAGGTGGAGCTCAAGGAGAAGAAGCACCGTCTCGAGGACGCGATCTCCGCGACCCGCGCCGCGGTCGAGGAGGGCATCGTCGCCGGCGGCGGCTCCTCGCTCGTGCACGCCGCGAAGGTCCTGGAGGGCTCGCTCGACAAGCAGGACGACGAGGCCACCGGTGTCGCCGTCGTGCGCCGCGCCGTCGTCGAGCCGCTGCGCTGGATCGCCGAGAACGCCGGCCTCGAGGGCTACGTCATCACCTCGAAGGTCGCCGAGCTCGAGAACGGCCACGGCTTCAACGCCGCCACCGGCGAGTACGGCGACATGGTCAAGGCCGGCGTCATCGACCCGGTCAAGGTGACCCGTTCCGCCCTGGAGAACGCGGCGTCGATCGCCTCGCTGCTGCTCACGACCGAGACCCTGGTCGTCGAGAAGCCGGCCGAGGAGGAGGACGCCCCGGCTGGCGGCGGACACGGCCACTCGCACTGA
- the groES gene encoding co-chaperone GroES has translation MTTATSSKVAIKPLEDRIVVQPLDAEQTTASGLVIPDTAKEKPQEGTVLAVGPGRFEDGNRLPLDVSVGDIVLYSKYGGTEVKYHGEDYLVLSARDVLAIVEK, from the coding sequence GTGACGACCGCCACCAGCTCCAAGGTTGCCATCAAGCCGCTCGAGGACCGCATTGTGGTCCAGCCGCTCGACGCCGAGCAGACCACGGCCTCGGGCCTGGTCATTCCGGACACGGCCAAGGAGAAGCCCCAGGAGGGCACCGTCCTGGCCGTCGGCCCCGGGCGCTTCGAGGACGGCAACCGGCTTCCGCTCGACGTCTCCGTCGGCGACATCGTGCTGTACAGCAAGTACGGCGGCACCGAGGTGAAGTACCACGGCGAGGACTACCTCGTTCTCTCGGCGCGCGACGTTCTCGCGATCGTCGAGAAGTAA
- a CDS encoding polysaccharide deacetylase family protein translates to MPWRASRRALLASTLALLTAVAPAVDVRAAGTGVPPDGAGPGAHPAADRQAGPLRPLLGPPQPLVDDPRPGPGEAAPKLLPEAAPAAPGLALASAQRSQALSSAQALASHAERVQQRLAAYRRWGLKRPLPAPAAPPALKPRVRDAKVVSRVPTDDKVIFLTIDDGTVKDPEFLDLVREMDLPVTSFLTDEESRPGAGYEYFRELERLGGTTHNHTLHHPFLPALSYKRQRKEICGQQENLKREFGGPEPRLFRPPYGEYDKDTLRAARKCGVDAVVLWGMEAWADRVDFQEPGRRLYPGAIILTHYRGPAEWGDGGTMADMTRRLLRLAADQGYSVGRLEDYL, encoded by the coding sequence ATGCCTTGGCGGGCGTCGAGGCGGGCACTGCTCGCCTCGACGCTCGCGCTGCTCACGGCGGTCGCCCCCGCGGTGGACGTACGGGCCGCCGGCACCGGAGTGCCGCCGGACGGCGCCGGCCCCGGCGCGCATCCGGCCGCGGACCGGCAGGCGGGCCCCCTCCGCCCGCTCCTCGGCCCGCCGCAGCCCCTCGTCGACGACCCCCGTCCCGGGCCCGGCGAGGCCGCGCCCAAGCTGCTGCCCGAGGCCGCACCTGCCGCCCCCGGGCTGGCGCTCGCGTCCGCGCAGCGCAGCCAGGCCCTGTCCTCCGCCCAGGCGCTCGCAAGCCACGCCGAACGCGTCCAGCAGCGCCTCGCCGCCTACCGCCGCTGGGGCCTGAAGCGCCCGCTGCCCGCGCCCGCCGCGCCGCCCGCGCTCAAGCCGCGCGTACGCGACGCCAAGGTCGTCTCGCGGGTGCCGACCGACGACAAGGTCATCTTCCTGACCATCGACGACGGCACTGTCAAGGACCCCGAATTCCTGGATCTCGTACGCGAGATGGACCTGCCGGTGACCTCGTTCCTGACCGACGAGGAGTCGCGCCCCGGCGCCGGGTACGAGTACTTCCGCGAGCTGGAACGCCTCGGCGGGACGACGCACAACCACACGCTGCACCACCCGTTTCTGCCGGCGCTCTCGTACAAGCGGCAGCGCAAGGAGATCTGCGGGCAGCAGGAGAACCTGAAGCGGGAGTTCGGCGGCCCGGAGCCGCGGCTGTTCCGGCCGCCGTACGGGGAGTACGACAAGGACACGCTGCGTGCCGCGCGGAAGTGCGGCGTGGACGCGGTCGTGCTGTGGGGGATGGAGGCGTGGGCGGACCGCGTCGACTTCCAGGAGCCGGGCCGGCGGCTCTACCCCGGCGCGATCATCCTCACCCACTACCGCGGCCCGGCCGAGTGGGGCGACGGCGGCACCATGGCCGACATGACCCGCAGACTGCTCCGGCTCGCCGCAGATCAGGGCTATTCCGTGGGTCGGCTGGAGGACTATCTCTGA